From Montipora foliosa isolate CH-2021 chromosome 6, ASM3666993v2, whole genome shotgun sequence, a single genomic window includes:
- the LOC138009014 gene encoding putative neuropeptide Y receptor type 6, producing the protein MPRPFESHSNFSSIFTSNDTSFSNETSTAGRLQLAAVCLLTLIALFGTMANLSVLKAILSVKRRKIHEHLILNLAITDAGTCLVSIPLDIAEQLMGRFPYGVAFCHVIYPFQSVLVYVSVMTLFLMSVDRYRLIATPMKPAIALKTGLIIIVGIWILACLVVLPFSLTLRLTESGCIEQWSQVYSAKVFTLTIFIFLYLAPLSFMTFFYSRIIYVFSKEIKSLKARKRKRSLAEELIDARLHRNAKIVKVFVFVVIAFALCMLPYQVTWLWHDFGGGSSSAEFRKVAIFSSILVYLNSVLNPLIMGFIMLDFKARIKFCCCCLKRFRRSWDLEQTFVLRISSPSLITQQYIGSYLLSRSRSSLYQSEPVIGTKITFRDNDGFFDQ; encoded by the coding sequence ATGCCTCGACCTTTTGAAAGCCATAGCAATTTTTCCTCGATCTTCACATCAAACGATACTTCTTTCTCCAACGAAACATCTACAGCGGGCCGCCTGCAATTAGCTGCAGTGTGCTTACTCACATTAATTGCTCTTTTTGGAACGATGGCAAACCTTTCGGTGCTGAAAGCAATCTTAAGCGTAAAAAGGAGAAAGATACACGAACATTTGATTTTGAACCTGGCGATTACTGACGCAGGAACATGTCTCGTGAGCATTCCATTGGACATCGCTGAGCAGTTGATGGGTAGATTTCCATATGGTGTCGCCTTTTGTCACGTTATTTATCCATTTCAATCTGTTCTCGTGTATGTATCTGTTATGACGCTTTTCCTCATGAGCGTGGATCGCTATAGATTGATAGCAACACCTATGAAGCCCGCTATTGCGCTCAAAACTGGATTAATAATCATCGTTGGTATTTGGATTTTAGCCTGCCTGGTTGTGTTGCCATTTTCCCTTACTTTGAGGCTCACAGAAAGTGGATGTATCGAGCAATGGTCACAAGTCTACAGCGCAAAAGTCTTTACTCTTACTATATTCATATTTCTCTACCTAGCGCCTTTAAGTTTCATGACGTTTTTCTATTCGAGGATAATTTACGTCTTTTCTAAAGAAATCAAGTCTTTAAAGgcaagaaagagaaaaaggtCCCTTGCTGAGGAATTAATTGATGCACGATTGCACAGGAACGCCAAGATTGTTAAGGTGTTTGTTTTTGTGGTGATAGCATTTGCTCTGTGCATGTTACCATACCAAGTAACTTGGTTGTGGCATGATTTTGGCGGGGGTTCTTCAAGTGCAGAGTTTCGAAAAGTAGCAATATTTAGCAGTATTCTTGTATATTTGAACTCTGTTCTCAATCCTCTTATTATGGGATTCATCATGCTCGATTTTAAGGCTCGAATCAAATTTTGCTGCTGTTGCCTGAAACGGTTTAGAAGAAGTTGGGATTTAGAGCAAACGTTTGTGCTCCGCATTTCCTCTCCGTCACTAATAACTCAGCAGTATATTGGATCTTATCTTCTGTCACGGTCTCGATCGTCACTTTATCAGAGTGAACCTGTCATTGgaacaaaaataacatttaGAGATAACGATGGATTCTTCGATCAGTAA